The DNA window cacttctccctccccaggaGTATGTGTGCTGCAGGCGCAGTGCAGACATGGGAGGACGCATGGAGCAGGCAGCTggtgcccagccctgcaccccAACCAGCCGGCCGGGACAGCGGCCGTGCTGGCTGCCGCTGCGAGGATGATAACCTGATAAAGTGGGGCTTCTCCGGTCCGGGAAGGAGAGCGGTTAGTTAGCCCACAATTGCCGCTTTCAAGTCTTGCAGGTGCTCCTGGGACTGCGACATAATCTGGTTTAGAGTTTATTCCTGTTTTACCTCCCCTGTAGGATTCCTCTTTGTTGTAGctgcagaaataattatattttagaagGACATTCTTCACTGCAGGAGGAAGCTGCGGCCTCCTCTGCTTCACTCAGGGGCAGCTcccccagcgctgccctgcccggccgTACCAGGCACCAAGAGCTGCTCCGGGGGCGCTGCTCCGGGGGGGCTGCTCTGGGCCGTGCCCACAGGGAAGCCCAGCCCGGGGGCGATGCACGgctccccccagctctgctggggacGCCGGAGCTGCAGTAGCAGCGTGGCCATGCCCAGCTCTCTCCAAGGCCAGGCACAGGGAGCAGGACTCGAGTGGGCTGCGTGCACGTGGGCACCTCTCAGGCTTGTTTCAGTCCTCACAAACCAGAGCGCCCAGGATGCCCCCACGCTAGCACAGGATGCCCCCAAGCTAAGCGTGTTTGGCAGCTGGCACTTCTGCTTTCCCCGCCCGCTGGCGGGCTGCTCCTGTTCCCAGACCTGCCTGCCTCTTTAAGTGTCTCTCCCACTTCTCTCTCccactttctcttttgctttgtctGAGATCCTCCCTTAGCTGCTTTCCAGCCGCTGCTTCTCCCAGCCAGCATTGCTGACCGACCTGGGGCGCAGGGGGCTGAGCTCTGGGGTCTGAGCGTCCCGCAGGCGATGCCCCGCGCTCCTCCCCTGCCGCTGCTCCCCGGTGCTTTGCTGTCCCAGCTCCGCGGGTGGTTCGTGGCAGCCTGAAACCCCTGCCTGGCTGCCTCCTTAAACCCTGAGGACGAGCAGGTGCTGCCCGCTGCTGGGTGCAGGTTTCTCCTGGTTTTCACTGGGAAGTGCGCACGGTAAGGAGCGGGGGCTCCCGAGAGGCTCTCTTCCCCCTCCGGGGTGACTCAGCCCTGGCTCGCGTGGTGGAGGTGCGAACGCGCCCCGCTGCTGTGGGCCCCCTGGGACCAgccgggcgcggggctgcgTGGGGCCGCGAGTTTGTCCGTGTGGGACCAGGGCTGCACCCTGCAGGCTCTGGGGCTGGGCCTCCACGGTGGCAGCGCTGCGTGGATGGGGGCTCGCgtggccccacagccccccggTTGGTGGCTATGTCACCTTTTCAGCCTGTGTGTCCCGAACCGGCCAGCGTCGTGTGTGGCACCAGTGCGAACGCCACCGTCTGCCTTTCGTTCCCCTCGCTCGTCACCAGAATGGTCCGGTGGAGCAAGCAGAAGACTTGAAACCGCTCCTTTGCGTGCTGACCCTGCCCTGTGGCTGCACACCTCGTGCAGAGgacaggctgctgcctgcagcctcgTCTGCACCGTTTGTCCCTTGCTTTGTGGCCGTGCGTTATTTCTCTCAAAACGACTTGCTCGGAAGAGCTTGTGTTGCCAACAAACCCGAGCAGGCTGTTCCACCAGCCAGTCCCACCGCGGTACACTCCTCCCCGTGTAAGTGAGCAATGCTTTGTGCCATTTGTAAGCGATTATTTGACTTTCTTCCTGGAAATAGATGGAATTATTAATAGCGCTAGAATCCTGCAGGATCCTGTTGCAGGCCCTCCCAGAGGGCAGAGGGGACGGTTCTCTGGACCCAGGTGCATTCACACCAATGCCCTGGAGATCCATGTTTTCTGCAATGATTTTAACTAACTCTGTAGCCCTCACTCTCTAAGTGATCTCATAAATCTGCCCTGTAAGCAGGCTCTGTAGGCCCAGTGCTACTGCaggggggaggaaggcagggaaaatGGACACACATAAAATCTGAGGGAAAGCTGCTGGAACCTGGCGTGCTTACTGCTGGGACAGAACTGCTGGGGAAAGGCATtaatagaaacaaaagaaaaggggcGAGGAGGTGCTCGAATGGCAACGAAAGGAGGATGGAAGGTTCTTGGGGTGGTGggggcacagcagagctggggcagcctgtgccaggcgAGTGCACCACAAGCACCAGCCCCACGCTGACCTGGAGCCTCTGCCGTGCGTTTCACTCGGGCTCGTGGGCCTGGCAGTTGTCAGCTCGAAATGTTCCCAGGGAGAAGGATTTGGGCCCTGTCTCCCCATGCCCTTCGCTGCTGCATCTTTCCTGCAAAGAACCCAGGAAAGAGGGGCACCTTTGGCTTTCCTGGCCTGTCCCTGAATGGCACAGGAGCCTGTCCATGCGAAATTCTGCTCTGAGGGGCACAGGGATCCCAGACCTCAAACCATGGGGTTTGTAacacagccagcagggccaaCAGCGGGTCCTGGGCTgtgcttccctgctgcagcctggtccccagcccctgctgcggGTGTCACACGTGGGACCCCCAGGGCTGCACAGCCCCACGCGTCCCAGGGCACACAGAGCCCGGGGACCAGCTCTGGAAATGCCCGTGTTCGGTCTGGGGGGGTTGCTGGGAACGGTGATCAGCAAACAGGTCTGTCCGTGCTGAAACGAGCCTTTTCCAGAGCAGCGTGGCTGTCGGGCCGCTCAGGGTGGGAGGGATCCACGAGGAAGGCTAACTAACGTCcgtccctctccttccccagccatGACAGCATAGGCAGTGGTGAGAAATGGATCGCTTCACCGAGTGTGGGACCCAGACGGACGCCGTGGTGGTGCTCTCCCTGGCACAGGCGGCGGTGCTGGGCTTGGTGTCCGAGAATGAGCTGCTTGGGGCCACCGTCAGCCCCGCCGGCTTCTTcccggggctgggaggagaactGCCCGAGACGACGGGAGTGGAGCTGGAGGAGCCGGAGGGCGAGTACCGGCTGGAGGGCGACGGGCAGGCACCGGGGgatgggcaggaggaggaagcccTGGAGGCAGAGTCGTCCTTGGAGAAGCATGCCCGGAGGAGGAAGCGGCCTCCTGTGAGGCTGGTGCCCAAGGTCAAGCGCGAGAAGGCCGAGGTGGAGGAAGAGGTGGTGTACGAAGTGTCCGTCCCCGGGGAAGACAAGGGCGAGCTGCAGCACAAGCTCCCGCCCGCCTTCCCGGACCCCAGCCAGGAGAAGACGGTGCAGAGCAGCGCCGTGAAGATGATCGACCTCAGCTCCTTCAGCAGGAAGCCCCGCCGCCTGCGGCACCTGCGCCGGCACACGCGCCAGTCCTCGGAGCGCTACGAGCCGCTCCACGGCAAGCCCGACCCGGCGGGCACGGCAGAGGGCAGCACCGCGGGCACCCCGCAGACCGAGTGCGCCTTCGAGGCGGGCGCCCCATCCCCGGGCGAGGTGGAGGCACCCGCGTCCCCCGAGCAGGTGAAGAACGAGCAGGGCTTCACGTGGCAGGAGCCCGGGGAGCTCGAGGCGGACGCGGCGGGCGCCAACAGCGAGCGCAACAAGAAGGCGCAGCTGGACCGGCTGGACATCAACGTGCAGATCGACGACTCCTACCTGGTGGAGGCGGGGGACCGCCAGAAGCGCTGGCAGTGCCGCATGTGCGAGAAGTCCTACACCTCCAAGTACAACCTGGTGACCCACATCCTGGGCCACAACGGCATCAAGCCCCACTCCTGCCCGCACTGCAACAAGCTCTTCAAGCAGCCCAGCCACCTGCAGACCCACCTGCTGACCCACCAGGGCACGCGGCCGCACAAGTGCGAGGTGTGCAGCAAGGCGTTCACGCAGACCAGCCACCTGAAGCGGCACATGCTGCTGCACACCGACATCAAGCCCTACAGCTGCCGCTTCTGCGGGAGGGGCTTCGCCTACCCCAGCGAGCTGAAGGCGCACGAGGTGAAGCACGAGAGTGGCCGCTGCCACGTCTGCGTGGAGTGCGGGCTGGACTTCTCCACGCTCACCCAGCTGAAGCGGCACCTCGCCACGCACCAGGGCCCCACGCTCTACCAGTGCCTGGAGTGCAGCAAGTCCTTCCACTACCGCAGCCAGCTGCAGAACCACATGCTGAAGCACCAGAACGTCCGGCCCTTTGTCTGCACCGAGTGCGGCATGGAGTTCAGCCAGATCCACCACCTCAAGCAGCACTCGCTCACCCACAAGGTAGGTGCCGGGGCCGGGCGTGTGGCGCATCGAgcaccccagggctgctgcttttgctgtgccccagggggAGGCGTTGGCCCCGGGGACGGGGCTGGTGGGCCGGTTAGCATTCACTACAGCTCCTTAAATAGGAGAGAAATTGCAGTCATTGTGTAGGCAGGGTGTCCGGGGGGTTCCCATCCCCAGAGAAGGGGGCTTTCAAACCTgctgcagggggctgtgctggatGCTGGCCAGTGTGCTGACCCCACAGAGGGTCTGACTGAGGGCTCTGCTCTTTGGCAGGGGCTCTTTCAAGGGGGAGCGATTGCCCGGTCAGCCAGAGGGCAGAGCCGGGCCTGGCAGCTGGGTCTCCTTGCGcccagctccccgcagcccACCTCCCGCATGCTGGGGGCTCGGGCAGGGCTCTCCGAGGTGCTGCACCACAGcgtgggctgcagcagggccgtGCTCTCCCAGTGGCTCCTTTCTGCCCCTTGGCCGAGCTGCTCTCGGTGTCGCCCCAGCGGC is part of the Cygnus atratus isolate AKBS03 ecotype Queensland, Australia chromosome 11, CAtr_DNAZoo_HiC_assembly, whole genome shotgun sequence genome and encodes:
- the ZNF710 gene encoding zinc finger protein 710, whose protein sequence is MDRFTECGTQTDAVVVLSLAQAAVLGLVSENELLGATVSPAGFFPGLGGELPETTGVELEEPEGEYRLEGDGQAPGDGQEEEALEAESSLEKHARRRKRPPVRLVPKVKREKAEVEEEVVYEVSVPGEDKGELQHKLPPAFPDPSQEKTVQSSAVKMIDLSSFSRKPRRLRHLRRHTRQSSERYEPLHGKPDPAGTAEGSTAGTPQTECAFEAGAPSPGEVEAPASPEQVKNEQGFTWQEPGELEADAAGANSERNKKAQLDRLDINVQIDDSYLVEAGDRQKRWQCRMCEKSYTSKYNLVTHILGHNGIKPHSCPHCNKLFKQPSHLQTHLLTHQGTRPHKCEVCSKAFTQTSHLKRHMLLHTDIKPYSCRFCGRGFAYPSELKAHEVKHESGRCHVCVECGLDFSTLTQLKRHLATHQGPTLYQCLECSKSFHYRSQLQNHMLKHQNVRPFVCTECGMEFSQIHHLKQHSLTHKGVKEFKCEVCGREFTLQANMKRHMLIHTSVRPYQCHICFKTFVQKQTLKTHMIVHSPVKPFKCKVCGKSFNRMYNLLGHMHLHAGSKPFKCPYCSSKFNLKGNLSRHMKVKHGVMDISLDSQDPMMDLAGAEHAELDGQQEMEDFEEENSYGYGGVGNPPDESALTEQAMKEMAYYNML